A portion of the Bdellovibrionales bacterium genome contains these proteins:
- a CDS encoding transposase, translating into MCPNARICIDRFHLAEYVNNVFDDVRKMRVPKGQGKTKMGFKWICLLLTGGLYS; encoded by the coding sequence ATGTGCCCCAATGCTAGAATCTGCATTGATAGATTCCACCTGGCTGAATATGTAAATAATGTCTTTGATGATGTAAGAAAAATGCGAGTTCCGAAAGGCCAAGGAAAAACAAAGATGGGTTTCAAGTGGATATGCTTGCTCCTCACAGGCGGTTTGTACTCGTAG